A single genomic interval of Litoreibacter ponti harbors:
- a CDS encoding DNA-directed RNA polymerase subunit alpha: protein MIHKNWQELIKPTQLDIKPGNDPARKATVVAEPLERGFGLTMGNALRRVLMSSLQGAAITSVQIDNVLHEFSSIAGVREDVTDVILNLKGVAIRMEVEGPKRLSISAKGPAVVTAGDISDSAGIEILNRDHVVCHLDDGADLFMELTVNTGKGYVSADKNKPEDAPIGLIPIDAIFSPVKKVSYDVQPTREGQVLDYDKLTMKVETDGSITPDDAVAYAARILQDQLGIFVNFDEPESARAQDDEDELEFNPLLLKKVDELELSVRSANCLKNDNIVYIGDLIQKTEAEMLRTPNFGRKSLNEIKEVLSGMGLHLGMDIVDWPPENIEDLAKKFEDAF, encoded by the coding sequence ATGATCCACAAGAATTGGCAAGAGCTGATCAAGCCCACCCAGCTGGACATCAAGCCCGGCAACGATCCCGCACGCAAGGCCACCGTCGTGGCCGAGCCGCTGGAGCGGGGCTTCGGCCTGACCATGGGCAACGCGCTGCGCCGCGTGCTGATGAGCTCCCTGCAGGGTGCCGCGATCACCAGCGTCCAGATCGACAACGTGCTGCACGAGTTCAGCTCGATCGCAGGTGTGCGCGAGGACGTCACCGACGTCATCCTGAACCTCAAGGGTGTGGCCATCCGCATGGAAGTCGAAGGGCCCAAGCGCCTGTCGATCTCCGCCAAAGGCCCGGCCGTTGTCACCGCCGGTGACATCTCCGACAGCGCTGGCATCGAAATCCTGAACCGCGACCATGTCGTGTGCCACCTTGATGATGGCGCCGACCTGTTCATGGAGCTGACCGTCAACACCGGCAAAGGCTACGTCTCTGCCGACAAGAACAAGCCCGAAGACGCGCCCATCGGCCTGATCCCGATCGACGCCATCTTCTCGCCGGTCAAGAAAGTCAGCTATGACGTGCAGCCCACCCGCGAGGGCCAGGTGCTGGACTATGACAAGCTGACCATGAAGGTGGAAACCGACGGCTCGATCACGCCGGATGACGCGGTGGCCTATGCCGCGCGCATCCTGCAGGATCAGCTGGGCATCTTCGTCAACTTCGACGAGCCGGAATCGGCCCGCGCGCAGGACGACGAGGACGAGCTGGAGTTCAACCCGCTGCTGCTGAAGAAGGTCGACGAGCTGGAGCTGTCCGTGCGCTCTGCCAACTGCCTGAAGAACGACAATATCGTGTATATTGGCGATCTGATCCAGAAGACCGAGGCAGAGATGCTGCGCACGCCGAACTTCGGCCGCAAGTCGCTCAACGAGATCAAAGAGGTGCTGTCCGGCATGGGCCTGCACCTTGGCATGGATATCGTGGACTGGCCGCCAGAGAACATCGAGGACCTCGCCAAGAAGTTCGAAGACGCGTTCTAA
- the rpsK gene encoding 30S ribosomal protein S11 produces the protein MAREKRTAKKKVRKNIAAGVAHVNSSFNNTKILISDVQGNAISWSSAGTMGFKGSRKSTPYAAQMAAEDAGRKAQEHGVKTLEVEVQGPGSGRESALRALAAAGFQISSIRDVTPMAHNGCRPPKRRRV, from the coding sequence ATGGCACGCGAAAAACGCACCGCTAAGAAGAAGGTCCGCAAGAACATCGCCGCAGGTGTGGCGCATGTGAACTCGTCCTTCAACAACACCAAAATCCTGATCTCTGACGTGCAGGGCAACGCCATTTCGTGGTCGTCCGCTGGCACCATGGGCTTCAAGGGCTCGCGTAAGTCGACGCCCTACGCCGCCCAGATGGCCGCCGAAGATGCAGGCCGCAAGGCTCAGGAACACGGCGTCAAGACGCTGGAAGTCGAAGTGCAGGGCCCCGGCTCTGGCCGCGAGAGCGCCCTGCGCGCCCTGGCCGCCGCTGGCTTCCAGATCTCGTCGATCCGCGACGTGACCCCGATGGCACACAATGGTTGCCGTCCGCCGAAGCGCCGCCGCGTCTAA